A stretch of Flexivirga aerilata DNA encodes these proteins:
- a CDS encoding LysM peptidoglycan-binding domain-containing protein: protein MVGMAILLFTASPVTAQLANAAPLPASQNVTASSVAHPGSKSAPQAKGTSHGQQATTPAATHTVKHTVQPGETLWSIARDHLGSGERYTEIAALNHDVLGNKPGFLKPGWTLHLPAPAGQTSTSEHTVTVHAGQTLSGIAQKQLGDANRYPEIEAASKAIVQPGGTHLTNPNQIGAGWTLVIPGSTSSDHVKPVITKHTAPKHAPAPKHSAPKHSAPATPPAVPAPTHQAPAPKATHETPAPSQTHSTPTPTQSADQQTVPHEAQLDQQHASSAPWMLTGLTGAGAILAGSAWLTLRRRRRTQFRARRPGRTIAVPEPELAPVEKTITVVGATSAPTVEQMDTLLRSLAAHATDAGLALPPVAAVELGTTQIVVHLSSPSSLPEPWEGTDDRLHWVCPADGLAGVPADLDQDQPAPYPLLVTIGSSDDDRVWLLNCEDLAAINLTGDATYARDFARYLAAELALNPWSAGVTVDCIGVASEVAGLNPERVRYHDASGDAAAEAVADAVAMIDRAEAQQVDVATGRGSKADDDVWPARLLLVDADRTADRKVVDQLLDLVEQHSGKTGTAIVVSATQSEEPPTGTVLNLSSTGRLTMPRAGLDLVAVGLTADEAKGCATLFANSEVLDDVEIPVDKDATDGWRSFTNEAGALREEHTKPREDRDDETAESVLDAEDADYVAAAATTEEDLKALAPQVPAQVRADIEAADPTLDDDVTAWFNDDCPLPRLTLLGPIHARTHGSAVAVAKRKPYATELLAYLATRPYGATPAQLAEAFDLTEGRARSDIKMVRDWLGVNPRTGKKHLPNARESAAAKCRGVGVYEVEDILVDIDLFRRLRARGEARGGSEGIADLLRALQLVDGRPFDQMRPGGGEWLAGGDRIDHHMNAAIVDVAHMVTTSCLESGDLVRARAAAEIATAVAPDSEIAKLDLVAVFEAEGHRADAERILRDEVCNRSDDGGAPVELSERTEAIIRNHEWLNPDRAAS, encoded by the coding sequence ATGGTCGGCATGGCCATTCTGCTGTTCACCGCCTCGCCGGTCACCGCTCAGCTGGCCAACGCCGCCCCGCTGCCCGCGTCGCAGAACGTGACGGCCTCCTCTGTCGCCCACCCGGGCAGCAAGTCCGCCCCGCAGGCCAAGGGCACGAGCCACGGGCAGCAGGCCACCACGCCGGCAGCCACCCACACGGTCAAACACACGGTGCAACCCGGAGAAACCTTGTGGTCCATCGCCCGAGATCACCTGGGTTCGGGCGAGCGATACACCGAGATCGCCGCGTTGAATCACGACGTGCTGGGCAACAAGCCAGGCTTCTTGAAACCCGGCTGGACCCTCCACTTGCCGGCACCCGCGGGGCAGACGTCAACGAGTGAGCACACCGTGACCGTGCACGCCGGGCAGACCTTGTCCGGGATCGCGCAAAAGCAACTCGGCGACGCCAACCGATACCCCGAGATCGAAGCGGCCTCGAAGGCGATCGTGCAGCCGGGCGGCACCCACCTGACCAACCCCAACCAGATCGGCGCAGGATGGACGCTGGTCATCCCTGGCTCAACGAGCAGCGATCACGTCAAGCCCGTGATCACCAAACACACGGCGCCAAAGCATGCGCCCGCACCGAAACACAGTGCACCGAAACACAGTGCACCGGCGACACCACCTGCGGTCCCGGCTCCTACCCATCAGGCGCCCGCACCGAAGGCCACGCACGAAACCCCAGCGCCGTCGCAAACGCACAGCACGCCGACGCCGACACAGTCCGCGGATCAGCAGACCGTTCCGCACGAGGCCCAGCTGGACCAACAGCACGCGAGCAGCGCGCCCTGGATGCTGACCGGCCTCACGGGCGCCGGCGCGATCCTGGCGGGTTCGGCGTGGCTCACGCTGCGCCGGCGTCGTCGCACCCAGTTCCGAGCCCGCCGTCCGGGGCGCACGATCGCCGTACCGGAGCCCGAGCTGGCACCGGTCGAGAAGACCATCACCGTTGTCGGTGCGACGTCGGCTCCCACGGTCGAGCAGATGGACACGCTGCTGCGGAGTCTGGCGGCCCACGCCACAGACGCCGGGTTGGCACTGCCGCCGGTCGCCGCGGTTGAACTCGGCACCACACAGATCGTGGTGCACCTGAGCAGCCCGAGCTCCCTGCCCGAGCCATGGGAAGGCACCGACGATCGGCTGCACTGGGTGTGCCCGGCTGATGGCCTTGCCGGTGTGCCCGCCGACCTGGACCAGGACCAGCCTGCGCCCTACCCGCTCCTGGTCACGATCGGTTCCAGCGACGATGACCGCGTGTGGCTGCTCAACTGCGAGGACCTCGCCGCGATCAACCTGACGGGAGACGCCACCTACGCGCGCGACTTCGCCCGGTACCTCGCGGCAGAACTCGCGCTGAACCCGTGGTCGGCCGGCGTCACGGTCGACTGCATCGGCGTTGCCAGCGAAGTCGCCGGGCTGAACCCCGAGCGGGTCCGCTACCACGACGCGTCCGGTGACGCTGCCGCGGAGGCCGTCGCCGATGCCGTGGCGATGATCGACCGCGCCGAAGCGCAACAGGTCGACGTGGCAACCGGCCGCGGCAGCAAAGCCGATGACGATGTGTGGCCCGCCCGGCTTCTGCTGGTTGATGCCGACCGGACTGCGGATCGGAAGGTCGTCGACCAGCTGCTCGACCTGGTCGAGCAGCACAGCGGAAAGACCGGCACCGCGATCGTGGTGTCAGCCACGCAGAGCGAAGAACCCCCGACTGGAACCGTGCTCAACCTCAGCTCCACCGGGCGGCTGACGATGCCTCGCGCCGGCCTGGACCTGGTGGCGGTCGGACTGACCGCCGACGAGGCCAAGGGTTGCGCCACGCTGTTCGCGAACAGCGAGGTCCTCGATGACGTCGAGATCCCGGTCGACAAGGACGCCACCGACGGATGGCGGTCGTTCACCAATGAGGCCGGCGCGCTGCGGGAGGAGCACACTAAGCCGCGCGAGGACCGCGACGACGAGACAGCCGAGAGCGTGCTTGACGCCGAGGACGCCGATTACGTCGCCGCGGCCGCGACGACCGAAGAAGACCTGAAAGCGCTGGCCCCACAGGTCCCGGCCCAGGTCCGGGCAGACATCGAAGCCGCCGACCCGACCCTCGATGACGACGTCACGGCCTGGTTCAACGACGATTGTCCGTTGCCGCGTCTGACTCTGCTGGGCCCGATCCATGCACGAACGCACGGCTCCGCCGTGGCGGTGGCCAAGCGCAAGCCCTACGCCACCGAGCTGCTGGCGTACCTGGCAACACGGCCCTATGGTGCGACCCCGGCCCAACTGGCTGAGGCGTTCGACCTCACCGAGGGACGGGCCCGCAGTGACATCAAGATGGTGCGCGACTGGCTTGGGGTGAACCCACGCACCGGCAAAAAGCACCTGCCGAACGCACGCGAATCGGCAGCAGCCAAATGCCGCGGCGTCGGGGTGTACGAGGTGGAGGACATCCTGGTCGACATCGACCTGTTCCGCAGGTTGCGCGCCCGAGGTGAGGCCCGCGGCGGGAGCGAGGGCATCGCCGATCTGCTACGTGCCCTCCAGCTGGTCGACGGTCGGCCCTTCGATCAGATGCGCCCCGGCGGCGGAGAGTGGTTGGCCGGTGGCGACCGGATCGATCACCACATGAACGCCGCCATCGTCGACGTCGCGCACATGGTCACCACCTCGTGCTTGGAATCCGGAGATCTTGTCCGTGCCCGGGCGGCGGCCGAGATCGCCACCGCTGTCGCACCCGACTCAGAAATCGCCAAGCTCGACCTGGTCGCCGTGTTCGAGGCCGAAGGCCACCGAGCCGACGCCGAGCGGATCCTGCGCGACGAGGTCTGCAACCGGTCAGACGACGGTGGGGCACCCGTCGAGCTGTCCGAGCGGACCGAGGCGATCATCCGTAACCACGAGTGGCTCAACCCGGACCGGGCGGCCAGCTGA
- a CDS encoding dihydrolipoyl dehydrogenase family protein — MTESFDAIVIGTGPAGESAAGRLHAGGQRVAVVEAELIGGECAYWACIPSKTLLRAPEVHTEAERAQGVSTPELDWADLRDYRDYMVRHLDDTDQVQGYADRGVTVIKGHATFTGPRTITVAGRELSADNIVIATGSEPIIPPIDGLDDVPVWTNREATTLTDIPARALIIGGSAVGVELATFLARFGTQVSIVQSADRILDREDPRVGELVAAQLSEAGVAIHTSRTARQARREGGDTVVTIDDGTQLRVDVIIIGAGRRPRTADLDLQATGITVDERGAIPVDGSCRAGEGLWAVGDVTAVMPFTHVGMYQARVAVDAILGHTHTARYDGIPRVVFGDPEIAAVGITAAAAQAAGHDILTAELDLADSIARPWTYEKQPRGTLGLVADATEQRLLGAYAVAPLASEWIHQAALAIRVGIPLDALRDQVAQFPTYSEAYLAAIEALA, encoded by the coding sequence ATGACTGAATCATTTGATGCCATCGTGATCGGAACCGGACCGGCCGGGGAATCCGCGGCCGGCCGGCTCCACGCCGGCGGTCAACGGGTGGCCGTAGTCGAAGCCGAGTTAATCGGCGGGGAATGCGCCTACTGGGCGTGCATCCCGTCCAAGACGCTGCTGCGGGCCCCGGAAGTCCACACTGAGGCCGAGCGGGCCCAAGGCGTCAGCACCCCGGAGCTGGACTGGGCCGATTTGCGCGACTACCGCGACTACATGGTCCGCCACCTCGATGACACCGACCAAGTGCAGGGCTACGCCGATCGGGGCGTCACCGTCATCAAAGGCCACGCCACGTTCACCGGCCCCCGCACGATCACCGTCGCCGGTCGGGAGCTGAGCGCGGACAACATCGTCATCGCCACCGGCAGCGAACCCATCATCCCGCCCATCGACGGACTCGATGACGTGCCGGTGTGGACCAACCGGGAAGCGACCACCCTCACCGACATCCCCGCCCGCGCGCTGATCATCGGCGGCAGCGCCGTCGGCGTCGAACTGGCCACCTTCCTGGCCCGGTTCGGCACCCAGGTCAGCATCGTGCAATCAGCAGACCGGATCCTGGACCGCGAAGACCCACGCGTCGGCGAACTCGTCGCCGCGCAGCTGAGCGAGGCCGGTGTCGCGATCCACACCTCCCGCACCGCTCGCCAGGCCCGCCGAGAAGGCGGCGACACCGTCGTCACCATCGATGACGGCACCCAGTTGCGGGTTGACGTCATCATCATCGGCGCCGGCCGCCGCCCTCGCACCGCCGACCTTGACCTGCAGGCAACCGGCATCACCGTCGATGAGCGCGGCGCCATCCCCGTCGACGGCTCGTGCCGCGCCGGCGAGGGTCTGTGGGCGGTCGGCGACGTCACCGCCGTCATGCCCTTCACCCACGTGGGCATGTACCAAGCCCGGGTCGCGGTCGACGCCATCCTCGGCCACACCCACACCGCCCGCTACGACGGCATCCCCCGCGTCGTATTCGGGGACCCCGAAATCGCGGCCGTCGGCATCACCGCCGCCGCCGCACAGGCCGCCGGCCACGACATCCTCACCGCCGAACTCGACCTCGCCGACAGCATCGCCCGCCCATGGACGTACGAGAAGCAACCACGCGGCACCCTCGGCCTCGTCGCCGACGCCACCGAGCAGCGCCTCCTCGGCGCCTACGCCGTCGCCCCACTCGCCAGCGAATGGATCCACCAAGCCGCACTGGCCATCCGCGTCGGAATCCCGCTGGACGCGCTCCGCGACCAGGTCGCCCAATTCCCCACCTACAGCGAGGCCTACCTCGCCGCGATCGAAGCGCTGGCGTAG
- a CDS encoding recombinase family protein, protein MARMLVGYARCSTDDQDLTAQRNALEALGVQPERIYVDHGLTGTNRARPGLREALAACHTGDTLVVTKLDRLARSLTDARNIVEELTAAEVKLNIGGSVHDPTDPVGRLLFNVLAMIAEFESDLIRMRTREGMKVAKAKGRLRGKEPKLKAAQEAHLVELWRGGKHTSAELADLFNVGRSTVYRAVKRAGEPEGSPSDD, encoded by the coding sequence ATGGCCAGAATGCTCGTCGGGTACGCCCGCTGCTCCACCGACGACCAGGACCTCACCGCCCAACGCAACGCGCTCGAGGCCCTCGGGGTACAGCCGGAACGGATCTACGTCGACCACGGCCTGACCGGCACCAACCGAGCTCGACCCGGGCTACGCGAGGCCCTGGCCGCATGCCACACCGGCGACACCCTCGTCGTGACCAAACTGGACCGGCTCGCCCGGTCCTTGACCGACGCCCGCAACATCGTCGAAGAACTCACCGCCGCCGAGGTCAAGCTGAACATCGGCGGCTCCGTGCACGACCCGACGGACCCCGTCGGCCGGCTGCTGTTCAACGTTCTGGCGATGATTGCTGAGTTTGAGTCGGACCTAATTCGGATGCGCACCAGGGAAGGGATGAAGGTCGCCAAGGCCAAGGGCCGGCTGCGGGGCAAGGAACCCAAGCTCAAGGCCGCCCAGGAGGCGCACCTGGTTGAGCTGTGGCGCGGTGGCAAGCACACCTCGGCCGAGCTGGCCGACTTGTTCAATGTGGGCCGCTCCACCGTCTACCGCGCGGTCAAACGCGCCGGAGAACCCGAAGGCAGTCCGTCAGACGACTGA
- a CDS encoding macro domain-containing protein translates to MLLSGGCVVTDAGELSTDLKLIHVAGLNLRWRATEATIQTSVHSAIRAASIYRMQRIAMPLIGAGSGGLDRATSLRCIKETLSEYNVGDPLEVLVVEPDRNA, encoded by the coding sequence TTGCTTCTCTCCGGCGGGTGCGTGGTCACCGATGCGGGCGAGCTGAGCACAGACCTGAAGCTCATCCACGTGGCCGGACTCAACCTCCGATGGAGAGCCACCGAGGCCACCATCCAAACATCGGTTCACTCGGCCATCCGGGCGGCAAGCATCTACCGGATGCAGCGCATCGCGATGCCACTGATCGGGGCAGGGTCGGGCGGCCTTGATCGGGCGACCTCATTGCGGTGCATCAAAGAGACGCTGAGTGAGTACAACGTTGGCGACCCACTCGAGGTGCTGGTCGTCGAACCCGACCGGAATGCCTGA